DNA from Lentibacillus amyloliquefaciens:
AGATGAAATCAAAGCCGCAGAAAAACTGAAAAGAATCGATTTTCATTCTGAACAGGCTAATCTATTATCTGAAAAAGCTTCAACTTCCGTTATTTTAATGGAAAAGGAGCGAGAGGATATAGGGGAGTATTTAACTGAATTGGATACAAGAAGGGTTACAGAAATTCAAAAAATGGTGCTTGATAATAAAAAGTTGCCGCATTATTAGTGAAAATGGTTAGTTGATCAAGGAGGAATTACTGGTGGAACTGCAGGAACTTGAGAATAGACTTAATATATTACTGGAACAAGAGGTTATTGATGAGCATGCATATGCTGTAACCATAGATGCATATAAAGAAGTTATCAATCTATTGAATATTGAAAGATTAGAGCAGGGTGAAATGCTATTCACTCATCTACCAATGGCTCTAACCAGAATAGGAAATGGTGAGGAAGTTGAAGGACCAGATTCTGGAATGATGCAGGAGGTGAAAAATTCCTCTAACTACCCAAAGGCAAAGAGTCTACTGGGTTTTGTTGAACGTAATTGGGTAAAATCGTTGCCTCAGGAAGAGAAAGATTTTTTAAAATTGCACTTTACGAATGTGCTTAACATTAATGAAGGAGTGAAGTAAAAATGAAAATTGTAATAGGCGGACAAGTTGAAAAAAAAGAGATTGAAGGGATGGTTAAAGAATTTGATGATACGATTGAAACGGTCATTAAATCAGATATGGATGGTGCAATGCTTATAAAGTCGGGCCAAGCTGATTATTATTTAGGTGCTTGTCACACTGGCGGCGGTGGCGCATTGGCAATGACAATTGCGATTGCAGGAAGAGAGGTTTGTGAAACTGTTTCGATGCCGGGTAGAAAACCGAACGAAGAGCAGATTATTCAAGCAGTGAAGGACGGGAAGAAAGCTTATGGTTTTACGGGGGATCATGCGGAGACAGCTGTTCCTTTAATACTGAAGGCTATTAGAGATAAGGGATAAAATACGAGGGGGATAATTTATGGGAATGTTTTTCGTCATTCTAATTGGTGCGATAGCTGCAGTACTGGCTAATCGAAATATTGCGGTTTTTAATGATGGACTGCGACCAATTGTATCGGAACACATTGAAGGCAAATTAAGCCGCAGAGAACTGGGGCTCACAGCATTTGCGATGAGTTTTGGACTTGTAATCGGATTTGGTATTCCGTTCACATTATCCGCAAGTATTATCTTAATACACAGCATACTTCTTGGGACGGATATTATCGGTATTGTAGCCCCTAAAAACAAATGGGGAACACCGGTTGCTGCATTAATCGGAGGTATCTATGGTTGGGGACTCATGGCAGGTTTAGAAGGTTTTGTGAAATTATTTGACTATTTACCTGTGAATTTTCTGGAACCGATGGGCCAGGTAGGAGATCCGGTAGTCGTAACATTTATGGCGTTTCCGGCCTTAGCTGTTGCTATGCAGTTCAGTGTTAAAAAAGGTATTATAACATTTGCTGCGGCTGCACTTATGAGACAGCTTGCCGTATTTGTCAATGAAGGTGAATATATTTCAATAGGCGGTAATGCCGTAGCCATCAATCAGGAGGGGATGGCACTCATTGTCGGCATGATTTTCCTATTCGCATTTGCGATGAAACAAAAACCGGATGGTGACGCATCAATAGATTTGGCATCTGTATTTAGTGAAAAGGTAAAAGAAATCAAGAAAAACGTGGCGTATTTTATGGTGATAGGTGCCCTTATTGCTGGTGCCACGAATATGCTTTTGATGGCTGGTGATCCCATTTCATTAAACTTGCTTGCAGATGGGAACCAGACTGATGCCGGGATTGCAGCTGCTGCAAGAGCTATTGGTTTCATTCCGTTGGTTGCCAGTACAGCTATTGCCACTGGGGTATATAGTCCGGTCGGATTCACTTTGATATTCGTAATAGGACTATTCTCACCTAATGTATGGCTTGCCGTAGTTTTAGGGGCTTTGATGATCTTTCTTGAAGTTATGTTACTTAACTATATTGCGAAATTTCTTGATAAGTATCCGGGGGTCAGAGATTCTGGTGAAAACATCCGGAGTGCGATGACGAAACTGCTTGAAGTAGCATTGCTTATTGGTGGTGCAAACGCGTCTAACGCAATTGCTCCAGGGTTTGGCTTTTTCTTCATAGCAGGGTTTTACTTGCTTAACGAAGCAGCAGGGCGCCCGATTGTACGAATGGCAGTAGGACCTGTCGGAGCTATAGCAGTGGGTATTATTGCCAATATATTGGTAGGACTCGGAATTATGTCTATCCCGCAATAATGGATTAGGAGTGACTTGGATGATACAAACTGTTAATGGAAAAATAGATAAAAATAACTTTGGTATTTGTGCTGCGCATGAGCATTTATCGATTGATTTATCCAGGGTGAAAAGTGATCCTGATACGATACTTGATGATGTACCAGGAATGGAGGAAGAACTGAATCACTTCTATACTGCTGGGGGGAGTTCTCTCGTTGAATTAACCAATGATGGAATGGGAAGAGATGTGAAACGACTGAAGCACTTAAGTGAAAAATCAGATATTCATATTGTAACTTGCACCGGGTTCTATAAAGATCCTTTTATTCCTCAGTTTGCGCAAGGATGGGACCAGGATCAGTTTGCTCATCATTTTATAAACGAAATAAACGATGGTATTGAAGGAACTAGTATTTACCCAGGAGTGATTGGAGAAGTTGGAACAAGTAACAACGAAATAAAGCCAATTGAAAAGGAGCTGCTGTTAGGTTCGGGTAAAGCGGGTGTGGAGACTGGTTTAACAGTCTCTACCCACACAACGCTTGGCACAATGGGTAGTAAGCAAGTCAACATGCTTGTTGGACTTGGCCTGCCTGCCAATCAGATTGTGGTAGGACATCAGGATCTTAATCCAAATAAAGAAGAAGTCCTGGATGTACTTAAATCAGGTGTATATATTGGCTTTGATACAATTGGAAAAAATAACTACCGTCCGGATAAGGACCGGTTATCGTTTCTGTTGGATTTTATCGAGAAGGGCTTTCATAAACAAATACTGCTTTCTGCGGATCTGACGAGAAAATCTCATTGGAAAAAACATGGTGGTCCGGGGTACGATTTAGTGCTGAATGACTTTATACCGGCATTACGAAAACATGGTGTTTCAGATGACATCATATCGGATTTACTGATAAATAATCCGGCAAAGGCTTATTCAATAAAGGAGTAATCATAATGGTTTACGATCCGTCACAGTTAAAATATGCTGACTCAGTACTCCCTGCTATGACAGTTCAGGAAGCCCAACAGTTACAGTTTAAATTAGTTGACAAGATGAGCAGGCAGTTTTCGGGTGATGAATTTTTATCTATGGGAGATCTTGGGGTAGCTCCAGCACATAAAAAGCCCGAACAAACTGAAAAAGTGGAAAGAGCATTGGCAAACTTTTTTAGAGCAGAATCCGCTGCTCTTGTACGTGGTGCAGGAACGGGCGCTATT
Protein-coding regions in this window:
- a CDS encoding YhfT family protein — protein: MGMFFVILIGAIAAVLANRNIAVFNDGLRPIVSEHIEGKLSRRELGLTAFAMSFGLVIGFGIPFTLSASIILIHSILLGTDIIGIVAPKNKWGTPVAALIGGIYGWGLMAGLEGFVKLFDYLPVNFLEPMGQVGDPVVVTFMAFPALAVAMQFSVKKGIITFAAAALMRQLAVFVNEGEYISIGGNAVAINQEGMALIVGMIFLFAFAMKQKPDGDASIDLASVFSEKVKEIKKNVAYFMVIGALIAGATNMLLMAGDPISLNLLADGNQTDAGIAAAARAIGFIPLVASTAIATGVYSPVGFTLIFVIGLFSPNVWLAVVLGALMIFLEVMLLNYIAKFLDKYPGVRDSGENIRSAMTKLLEVALLIGGANASNAIAPGFGFFFIAGFYLLNEAAGRPIVRMAVGPVGAIAVGIIANILVGLGIMSIPQ
- a CDS encoding phosphotriesterase family protein yields the protein MIQTVNGKIDKNNFGICAAHEHLSIDLSRVKSDPDTILDDVPGMEEELNHFYTAGGSSLVELTNDGMGRDVKRLKHLSEKSDIHIVTCTGFYKDPFIPQFAQGWDQDQFAHHFINEINDGIEGTSIYPGVIGEVGTSNNEIKPIEKELLLGSGKAGVETGLTVSTHTTLGTMGSKQVNMLVGLGLPANQIVVGHQDLNPNKEEVLDVLKSGVYIGFDTIGKNNYRPDKDRLSFLLDFIEKGFHKQILLSADLTRKSHWKKHGGPGYDLVLNDFIPALRKHGVSDDIISDLLINNPAKAYSIKE
- a CDS encoding DUF2620 domain-containing protein; its protein translation is MKIVIGGQVEKKEIEGMVKEFDDTIETVIKSDMDGAMLIKSGQADYYLGACHTGGGGALAMTIAIAGREVCETVSMPGRKPNEEQIIQAVKDGKKAYGFTGDHAETAVPLILKAIRDKG
- a CDS encoding PRD domain-containing protein yields the protein MELQELENRLNILLEQEVIDEHAYAVTIDAYKEVINLLNIERLEQGEMLFTHLPMALTRIGNGEEVEGPDSGMMQEVKNSSNYPKAKSLLGFVERNWVKSLPQEEKDFLKLHFTNVLNINEGVK